agcaaaaaaggcacgaacgactgtcaacCGTCTACTGTAATTGAGCCTTCAATTTCCTAAAATAGACagaaactaaaactattgtcccAACATGTCGATACAACAATAATAAGCTGTTGAATGGATATTGGTGTAATTATTGTCTCAGTAGGGCAGCATCtatgaaaactagtttatttagagttccatcaACTaacagtgctgttttgggacttccaatgtttacactatatgttgatcacagggttaTTAGATCAATAGAAGAACGGCTATCACCCACTTATGTACAcactaccacattgaagaataATAGATTTATACTGTAGTTTgggtctatcttagtaaactgaaggctggaaACTGAAGTGTCGCACATTTTGttcacacataatacattaGTCAaggttgtatatatttaaaaagacCATAATAAAACTGCAACACACCCACAGTTAGTATTGAAAGAAATTctcaatgtatatacattttttttacaattgatGTGGCAGTGTTTGTTTCCATGGGAACATATGTTAATCTGTTAGTTTTCATGCCAACACTTCATGCAAGCTAGCCACCATATTTACGATGAGTGGCATAATCATGAATTATCTAAATATCAACTGACACAGCACTCAAATTCAACTTCTATGAACTCAAAACTACCTTTTCTTTGCCAGATATTCCAagaattaaatatatatgtagtgATGAATTACTAGTCTAGTGTGCTTGGAAAAATGAGTAGTTTGACCACTCAGCCTAAGGATATCCAAATAAacagaatacaaaatataaaataagttaaaatacatgtagatatactaaacacacacacacacacacacacacacacatacacacacacatacatacacacacacacacacacacacacacacacacacacacacacacacacacacacatacatacatacatacatacatacatacatacatacatacatacatacatataatattctTTGATAAGGTCTGCAACTTTGCAGTCAACCACTGCCATGGTGTTATTTATGAGATTACTTATATGCATGCACACTGGTGAGCTCGTTGGCATTAGCGAAGTTAGTCCAATACCATTTAGTCTTGCTTGCAGACTCATGACTCGATTCTGACTATGTCCCTTTCCTTCTCTCtagggacaatgtcagaatcaaaTGCTGGACTCCTTCTCCCCCTGTAGGACTATAAATGTATGAGTTTGCCACCACTCTGTGTTGGCATTGACAGCTGACGAAGCTGGATCATAACGACAATTCAGAGACAAGAGGAATTCTGGTCTGGCATTTACAGTGATCTAGGTTCACTATTTACTTATTATACACACATACGACATGTTAATCTCTCAAAATCAAGCACGGCAAATGTTGAAGGCAAGGGCTGTAAGATCATCTTGCCTCAACCCGGACAAAATATAACTGCATAGAGCGATTGCGTAGGTATTCAAGCTagttacatgtgtatgtgtatcagTTGATGCTAAGATACCCTACAAACATGACTACATGAAGGAGTAGCTGCAATAAATTGTagtgtttgctgtgattttgagagtttttttcttctatttgtGTTAACATTACAGGAATTGCAGCatttgcttccagtcaaacagtGGCCTTGggacaaaaaaacccacacacaattagaagaaaaaacccttaaaatcacagcaaatacttcaattattgcagctaacgAATGAGGTAAGgagtccgggggggggggggggggggcggtacCCAAGGCCCCGTTTTAGACCAACTttaaccaaaaatcaatacccatTATAGACCATTAAtaggtttttaaaagatgaaagtttagacctaacttactaaatacattattttttcctcaggaggcaacattttgacAGTTATGAATTGGTAATGGACAATGGAtaacattttagaccaagcaaaatcgaacataatgcaaagtggaccccgtttCATTTTTAGACTCTTGACCTCGAAAAAAAAACCAggtcccattttagaccaaatggtTAGAAAACGCACCCTAAAGGGCGGCACATAAGggaaagcccccccccccccgccggcGGGGGGATAAGGACTTCAGCTCACTAACCTGTGCCTTGTTGGGCCAGTATGCTGTATGAAGAGAATTCAGAAAAATACGCTCGTTGACAATGCAATCGGTCACGCGATCGACTTAAATTTGAATGTATACAAAGTTTGATGTGTCGCTCGTCAATGTCGACGTCTATGTCCCTTCTCTTCCGGGTTAAAGTGCAAATGCTAGACCTTTCAGGTTagtgattaattttacaattgGAAATCTACCCGCCACTGGTAAAAAATACGGTTTGCGGACTGATTGGGGGTCTATGGACTTTCTAGCTCAATATTCCACTGACCACTATGTTAACAACAATACTGAACAAGTTCACAGTGTTCTCATTTGCGTATTATTTACGTAAAATTGACTTCGCGTAAACGATATAATTTCAAAGAACATAGGGGGCCTGTAAATCCCAGGGTTTGCAAGGTGGGTGTGTTATGCTTCATGTTCGTAGCTGTCGATTGTTTCTTTGCTACTACTGCAGCAATAGTGTCAAATGTGTATTGGAAAAATTCTGACTTGATAATATTCCCGAAATGCAGTAAAACAATGTTGAAAACGTCAATTTTGGTCCTTGGCGCAGCTGCTGTACTTGGCTACTTCGTGTTAGACAAGCTTTTAGTGGCGAAAATAAATCATGTTTCTCGAGAAACAATCGACTTCGTTGATGTTGGTCGTCTACACAGCGACCTTCGTACCAACTCCTTCAGCTTAATAAACTCTGCAGGAAAAGACATTTTAAGGGGCGAGTTTGGAAttaattcaaatttgacaaatgGGCGAAGCTGCGAACACAACTCAAACGCCAGCCAGTGTATTGAGTTTGAAGGCATTGCCAAATGGAGCGTGTTGCACAGAGCGTCCATAGATATTGACTGCTACAGCATAGAATGGAGTCCGTTCACTGACAATATCTCACCCGAGGATTGTTTTAATCTAAATGGTAACCGTTGGTATGGTGGGGCGGGACTCATACACCAGTACTGGCCTATCGAGAAAGCCAGTGTACCGATGCAGCCCTATTTGAGCTCAGGTTTCATCGAATTTCCAGACACGAAGATAGCAACTTACGGGGGTTTTCTTGAACGCTTATGGGTGGGTTCAAAGGGTATAGGCATTCTTGTGGATGGTAgcgtacctttacattcaagtATAAATTCCAATAACGATGGAAAACTATGCCTCAAAGCTCAGTACAAAAATTCACTTTACGCAATCGGACGAACTGACCCAACTCCCCCTGTGTTAAGATACACCGTCTGCGTCGGAAACAACGTAAAAACCATCTATAACTTTCTAATGGAAAAACACTTCAAGAAACCAACGGGTATACCAGACGAAAGAATGTTTCGTTCGCCAGTATGGTCAACGTGGGCTAGATATAAAACAGACGTAAACCAAAGCAAGGTACTGAACTTTGCACATGAAATTAAATCACGTGGTTTCTCAAACAGTCAACTTGAGATTGATGATATGTGGACACCAACCTATGGTGATTATGAGTTTACCTCCGAAAAGTTTCCAGACGCAAAGGGCATGATATCGGCTTTGCATTCTATGGGATTTCGTGTTACAGCTTGGATAGCACCTTTCGCTAATCTAGACTCCGCTGCTTTTCAAGAAGGACTGAGCAAAAAGTATCTGATTCAAGATGATAAGAAAGTCGTGCCTGCGTTAACCCGTTGGTGGCAAGGTATCGGTGGCATTATAGATTTCACGAACCCAGCAGCTTGTGGATGGTTTATAAGCCGGTTAAATAAACTCAGGAAAAAGACAGGTTTAGATTCGTACAAGTTAGATGCTGGTGAACTTGACTTTCTCCCAAGTTCATATAGTACGTACAGAAAAATGAATGACCCCGGTGAATACACCATTGACTATGTCAAATGCGTTGCGAAGCTTGGAGGACTTGTCGAAGTACGTGCTGGCTATCAAACGCAAGAGTATGCTGTGTTCCAAAGGATGTTTGATAAAGATTCTACATGGGGGTATGACAACGGCTTGAAGACGGTGATTCCCACGGCTTTAGTTATGGGTATTATAGGATATCCGTTTAATCTCCCCGATATGATAGGCGGAAATGCCTACGATCCTGATAACTTtcttaaaactgttcttccagaAAAAGAACTATTCATAAGATGGATGCAATTAAACGCGTACCTCCCAGCTATGCAATTCTCCATTCCACCATGGCAGTATGATGAACAGGTCGTAAACATAGCATTGAAGATGGTACAGGTTCATGAAGATGTTGTGACACCTATTGTTTTGCGAGCAGCCAAGGAGGCGACAAGAACTGGTATGTCAAAaactgttatattttattttatttcatagtaTTGGAAACAATTTTATACTttgcatgttgttgttgttgttgttgttgttgttgttgttgttgttgttgttgctgttgttgttgttgttgatgatgataatgatgatgatgatgatgatgatgatgatgatgatgatgatgatgatgatgatgttaaaTTCTTATCCgatttgtattttgacattatCAAGGAATAGCCACGTCCTTCGGTGGATATTTACAGTATTTCTATGCTATTTATTGACCTTGGATAGGTCAAGTCATGGCCTCGAGCTCAGTTCCCAGATTCTAGATGAATATGGCTGTTAGTCGTAGAAATACTGGAACACTCTGGTATTCTATTGCACAGCTGTTGATTCATGtaattaagttttgttgagaatCCTACACAGTGAATGAAACCATTTGAACATTATTGATGAAGTCCTTTTTGTATCTTAATCAACATCAACAccacaaaaaaaatacaactcGGATCACCCGATCTTACGTATGTGGGTTTTCCCTGTCAATTTCCAGTTTGTCGTGAGGTAACAAAGGGTACCGTAGCGTGGAACGTCTATACAGTGAACAGAAAAAATACCATACCAATCCGATGCCAATCTGAAGTAAAAACTAGAGTACGGCTCGATTCCTTTCTTTACGTTTAGTTCGATCCTTCGTGTATTTTCATCTGTGTCATTCTGGGAGTGATCGCCTTGTTCCTACGCGATCATTCCCACTGCAGAAAgatgatttgaaaataaaaataaaaaaacggCAATATTAATATACGATCGAAGGAAAAAAAAGAATCTAGCCGCATTCTACATCAGCAGCTTGTAAGCTGATTAACACTATacgcatatacatgtatgcgaATGTTCTCTCTTATTGATTTCTTGATGACCATGGACTCGTGTGTACCGCCTAATGAATGCGATTTACAACTTCATATTTTTCAGGGGCACCAATAATTCGACCACTGTGGTGGATTGCTCCAGATGACGAGGTTGCCTTGACTATAGATTCAGAGTTTTTGGTCGGTAATGATTTACTTGTTGCCCCCATTTTAGACAAAGACAGGAGAAGTCGGGATATCTATCTTCCATATGGTACGTGGAAAGATGAACTCCGTGGAAGACAACAGTTCGGTGGACAGTGGTTGAACAATTATAAGATAGAGCTCGATGAGATTGCAACATTTATACAGGTTAAAATCTAAATTATCGAAAGCATAATTATCCAAACTATACTAAATAGCGATTTAAATTTTGTGATAAAGGATTTTATGTGCTTGAGGtcagttacaaataaattaaaaactttgTACTGCATCAAAATGCTCGGCAAATCTTAGTTTTCACTCTGCTGAGTCCCCGCGGATGTTCTGGCCCAAGACAATTATGCTGTCCGAGACATCAGATGGAAGACCAGCTGACTGTGACCGGGATCAGTCAATGGCAAGCATTTTGGTACAGTTcatagttttaatttatttgtagattgtgattgTCATTGAGGAGCTATGTGATTTGTTTGTGTAAAATGAAAACTAGGGTTTTCTTCTCAACGCTACTTAAGTAGCGGAAGTAGCAATACAGTAAACAATCTGACTTCCAACGTCTACATGCTTCCACATATTGTTGTACTGAACTAttcgtcgttggtggcgctcctGTTACCCATAAAGCTAAACACAGACGCTTTACTTTCGGGATTGCAGAAGTGTACACAACGAAGAATCGTTCTGTCTAACTTTCACTTTTAGACTTAATAAGGGTCTTCACtgaaaatgttgatgatttTTAAGCCTTTCGGCGATCATCACCGTGACCACGGACTAGCCGCGACGTGCGTGTTAGCGATTGGTGCAATCGTTACGACGTATACTTATAGAAAAAGTACGGTAGCTACAAAGACAAGCAAGGAGAATTTGTCTGGACGTGGTAAAAACGGTAACATCAGTGCTACACCAACGTTAGTATTAAACATCGGATATCAGTGGCAGAAGTTCTGCAATAGGTGCAACAAGCTGCAACAACAGTTGTAATACCAGCAGAGAATCAGCCGCCCGATAAAAATCACAGTATTAGCCTAGAAGTTGCTGAAACCAAACTAATTCACTGAAACAGTAAATAGTAAGTGTCATAAAGTTTGTTCAAAAAAGTCACATACAGAAACCCCTTCAAACAATACGTTAATCCTGTTTTATACCCTATGTGAAAATTAGATATCATTCACCGACGTTTTTCTTCGTTCGGCTATGAAAAGTATTattacgagtgacctaagggccattgtcactacgagtcgcttgACGAGTAGTACAAAACCATTAGCTCTCGAGTATTTTCCATATGGAAGAGGAACACTATGTCAACTTCTCTTCATATTGAGGATTCAGAATTGAAATTTTCCCAAATTCCATAACCCGAATTAAACGTTCCAAGGTGATCGACACAGTTGtcatttttatatgttttcaatttttgctAATGTACCAAAGGAGGACAAACTATTGGTAGAGGGATTTTGGACTATGTCACACATTatatgaattttgaatttatatgtacgcatgtatatacaaaaaattaaaataatcttTAAAGTTGTAAATTAATAAGTATTGATGTTGgatgtaataaaatatgagaGGTCGTTCTGGAACCATTACATATGACGGTTTTCAGCTATCTGCCCTGTTGCATTGCGTACTGGTAAATACAAGAGGAGTGGTACTATTATTTGCATTGGCACAGGTGGTTGGTGTATGATGTCGACACATGACTTAGTGTCTGTTCATAAAGGAGTCGATTTTTCCCCTGATGAATCTCACGCAACAATGAGTTCTCATGATGTTTCAGATTTGCCGCAAATTTTGTATGGTGGTTTTACAACGTTGGAACGAAAGGGGTGTCTAGAGTATGTTACTTGCATcaacatacacacacgcgcgcgcgcgtcacacacacacacacacacacacacaatctcaTCACATTCGAGACACCAGAAGAAACGTACATATCAAAACTGTcgtctttttatttttcttaaaaAAGGGTACATTTTGGTTCATGACTACAACCCTTGCTTCGTATACAATACAATCACCATTGATACATATCACCTGCATATGTGGTAGTCCTATTCTTCACATCACGATGATGTAGCACACGATCTGGTTTTTACAAAGATTGAACTTTCTAAGTTTAAGATATAAACTAAAGCAATTGTATGaactatgtgtatgtgtgtgtgtatgtatgtatgtatgtatgtatgtatgtatgtatgtatgtatgtatgtatgtatgtatgtatgtaacagtatgtatgtatgtatgtatgtatgtatgtatgtatgtatgtatgtatgtatgtatgtaactatgtatgtatgcatgtatgtatgtatgcattacgctacatgtatgcatgtgtgtgtgtgtgtgtgtgtgtgtgtgtgtgtgttggctAGTTGACTAGATAGTACTTATTCGTTAGATTTATTGAAACCT
The nucleotide sequence above comes from Glandiceps talaboti chromosome 10, keGlaTala1.1, whole genome shotgun sequence. Encoded proteins:
- the LOC144440672 gene encoding myogenesis-regulating glycosidase-like, which produces MLKTSILVLGAAAVLGYFVLDKLLVAKINHVSRETIDFVDVGRLHSDLRTNSFSLINSAGKDILRGEFGINSNLTNGRSCEHNSNASQCIEFEGIAKWSVLHRASIDIDCYSIEWSPFTDNISPEDCFNLNGNRWYGGAGLIHQYWPIEKASVPMQPYLSSGFIEFPDTKIATYGGFLERLWVGSKGIGILVDGSVPLHSSINSNNDGKLCLKAQYKNSLYAIGRTDPTPPVLRYTVCVGNNVKTIYNFLMEKHFKKPTGIPDERMFRSPVWSTWARYKTDVNQSKVLNFAHEIKSRGFSNSQLEIDDMWTPTYGDYEFTSEKFPDAKGMISALHSMGFRVTAWIAPFANLDSAAFQEGLSKKYLIQDDKKVVPALTRWWQGIGGIIDFTNPAACGWFISRLNKLRKKTGLDSYKLDAGELDFLPSSYSTYRKMNDPGEYTIDYVKCVAKLGGLVEVRAGYQTQEYAVFQRMFDKDSTWGYDNGLKTVIPTALVMGIIGYPFNLPDMIGGNAYDPDNFLKTVLPEKELFIRWMQLNAYLPAMQFSIPPWQYDEQVVNIALKMVQVHEDVVTPIVLRAAKEATRTGAPIIRPLWWIAPDDEVALTIDSEFLVGNDLLVAPILDKDRRSRDIYLPYGTWKDELRGRQQFGGQWLNNYKIELDEIATFIQVKI